One Nicotiana tomentosiformis chromosome 1, ASM39032v3, whole genome shotgun sequence genomic window, CCCCGATACCCTCTAAGGAATTTAGCTATGTCCACTCTCTTTTCAGTCAAATACAGGACATAGATATCAATCTTTTTAACTCCTTAATGAGATGTCTTTTAAGTTCTAAGTGCAAAGAAAATGCTTTACTTGCATTACTAATGCATGTTGAAATGATGTGTAAAGGCTTAGTTTTGGATAAATATACGTACCCTCTTGTTCTTAACGCATGTGTACAGTTACGTGAGCTCAGACATGGCAGATTGGTTCATTCCCATGTGATAAAAACTGGCTTTGCGTTGGATTTGTATGTGATGAACAATTTGATTCGTTTGTATGGTGTTTGTGGGTGCGTTGGGAGTGTGAGGAAGGTGTTCGATAGAAGTCCTGAGAGAGATTTGGTATCTTGGACTACTTTGATTCAGGGGTATGTGGACAACGGGTATTTGAAGGAAGGAGTTGAGTTGTTCTTTGAAATGATTGAAGATGGATTAAGGGCTGACGAAAGGATGATGGTCGTTGTGATATCCTCTTGTGCTAAATTAGAGGATCTGAGATTGGGCCAGAAGTTACACAAATATGTGCAGAGTCATAAGTTAAATTTTGATGTGTTTATTGGGAATGCATTGATGGATATGTACTTAAAATGTGGTGAAACCGATATTGCTCTTAATGTTTTCCGAGAGATGCCAACGAGAAATGTGATCTCTTGGAATACATTAATATCTGGATTGGCTCAGAGAAGGGAGTTTAAACAGGCCTTGAATGCATTTAATGAAATGCAGGATCAAGGAGTAAAGCCTGATAAGAATACTTTAGTTGGTGTTCTTAATTCCTGCAGCAATTTAGGGGCACTAGAAGTTGGGAAATGGGTGCACACATATATAGACCGAAATCAGATACAAGTAGCAGGGTATGTTGGCAATGCGCTTGTAGATATGTATGCAAAATGTGGAAGCATGGACGACGCCCTTAGAGTTTTCGGAAGTATGAATACTAAAGATGTTTATTCATACACATCTGTGATAGTTGGGTTGGCCACACATGGTAAGGCGCGGATAGCActtaatttcttctataagatgCTTGAAATTGGCATACAACCAAATGGGGTCATGTTCGTGGGTGTTCTCACAGCTTGTAGTCATGGAGGATTGATTGAAGAGGGCCATAAGCTTTTTGCAGATATGTGGAGAGTGCACAAATTAAAACCTCAAATAGAACACTATGGCTGTATGGTTGATCTGTTGAGTCGTGCAGGGTTGATAGATGAAGCAATAGAGTTCGTGGAAAACATGCCAATTGAACCTGATGCTTCTATCTGGGGATCAGTATTAGCAGCATGCAGGATCCAAGGAAGAGTTGAACTCGCTGAGCATGTGACTGAAAAACTTGTCAATATAGAGTCTGAAAAAGATG contains:
- the LOC104095107 gene encoding pentatricopeptide repeat-containing protein At1g08070, chloroplastic-like, translating into MHVEMMCKGLVLDKYTYPLVLNACVQLRELRHGRLVHSHVIKTGFALDLYVMNNLIRLYGVCGCVGSVRKVFDRSPERDLVSWTTLIQGYVDNGYLKEGVELFFEMIEDGLRADERMMVVVISSCAKLEDLRLGQKLHKYVQSHKLNFDVFIGNALMDMYLKCGETDIALNVFREMPTRNVISWNTLISGLAQRREFKQALNAFNEMQDQGVKPDKNTLVGVLNSCSNLGALEVGKWVHTYIDRNQIQVAGYVGNALVDMYAKCGSMDDALRVFGSMNTKDVYSYTSVIVGLATHGKARIALNFFYKMLEIGIQPNGVMFVGVLTACSHGGLIEEGHKLFADMWRVHKLKPQIEHYGCMVDLLSRAGLIDEAIEFVENMPIEPDASIWGSVLAACRIQGRVELAEHVTEKLVNIESEKDGTYILMSNTYASVSKWRDALKVRRAMKRQKIKKVPGCSLIELDGVVSEFKKGDKAHPRSKDIYAMVEQLTLHSIGTEAFSNGSEPLIV